The genomic DNA AAATATGGAATCACCAAAATGTAGCTTCCTCTCACCATTTTGACGCACTTGACAGGTTGGCTAATTGAGCAACATTTCTTATTGCAAATCAGACGCTTGTGATATGCCGCTTGACGGCCATGGGAAATAAAAATAATTGTGTTGCACCAGATTGAGTCCTGACAGTTCGCATAACGTCCACGTTATTGAGCCTGAGTAACGCGGCAAGTACCGAAGGGGCCATCGGAAAGCTGATAAACATCAGTGAGTTATATAAGCGGTACGGATTCGGTAACGGTTGTCGGCACGGATATTGAGTGCAGTGGCGGCTGGCCGGGCCGTGATGTCATGTTGTTTACGCGGTACTCCGGCCACCCGGCGCAAGGCGTTGGGTGAGCAACAATAATTCGAAAAAACCGTGGAGCGGCCATGCAACAGAACAGATCGCAAGTCATTGAACGCAACGGCCTGTACGAACTCGACGCCGGCCCCGACGTCCTCGACAGTCCTCGTTACAACCACGACATGGCACCGACCAAGGTGCACGAACGCACCTGGAACAAATGGCACATCACCGCGCTGTGGGTCGGCATGTCGATCTGCGTGCCCACCTACACATTGGGGGGCGTGCTCACCGCCTATTTCGGGTTGTCGGTGGGTGAAGCGCTGATGGCGATTTTGCTCGCCAACATCGTGGTACTGATTCCGCTGACCCTCAACGCCTTCCCCGGCACCAAGTACGGCATTCCGTTTCCGGTATTGCTGCGCTCATCCTTCGGCATCCTCGGCTCAAATGTGCCGTGCCTGATCCGCGCGCTGGTGGCGTGCGGCTGGTTCGGCATCCAGACGATGTTTGGCGGCTTGGCGATTCACCTGTTTCTGGGCTCGATTTTCGAGGGCTGGAAATCGTTGGGCGGCACTGGCGAGGTGATCGGCTTCATGATTTTCTGGTGCCTGAATTTGTGGGTGGTGCTGCGCGGCGCCGAGTCGATCAAGCGCCTGGAGACGTTGTCGGCGCCATTGCTGGTGGCGGTGGGCATTGGCTTGCTGGTGTGGGCGATGCCCAATGTGTCGATCAGCGAGCTGATGGCGATCCCGCCCAAGCGTCCGGAAGGCGCGAGCCTCACCGGCTACTTCATGGCCGGCCTGACCGCGATGGTGGGCTTCTGGGCCACCCTGTCGCTGAACATTCCGGACTTCAGCCGCTACGCCAAAAGCCAGAAAGACCAGATTCTCGGGCAGATTTTCGGCCTGCCGCTGACCATGTTCCTGTTCGCCGCCCTCGGCGTGATCATGACCGCGGCGTCGGTAAAACTGGTAGGCGTGAGCGTGTCCGACCCGGTGACGTTGATCGGGCATATCCAGAGCCCGGTGTGGGTCGCGATTGCCATGGCGCTGATCATCATCGCCACCTTGTCCACCAATACGGCGGCGAACATCGTTTCACCCACCAATGACTTCCAGAACATCGCCCCCAAGCTGATCAACCGCACCACGGCGGTGATCCTCACCGGGCTGGTGGGGCTGGCGTTGATGGGCCATGAACTGCTGAAAAAACTCGGGCTGATCGTCTCCGACGTGAGCCTGGAAACTGTGTATTCCAATTGGCTGCTGGGCTATTCAAGCCTGCTGGGGCCCATCGCCGGGATCATGGTGGTGGACTATTTCATCACCCGCAAACAGCAACTGAACCTGGCCGGTTTGTACCGCGATGACGTGTACCCGGCGTGGAACTGGAGTGGTTTTATCGCTTTCGGCGTGCCGGTGGTGCTGACGCTGCTGTCGCTGGGCAGTGATGCCTTCAGCTGGTTCTACAGCTATGGCTGGTTTACCGGTTCGGCGTTGGGCGGGTTGATGTATTACGGCTTGAATGCCAAGCGTGGCCTCAGCCCGGTCACCGCCAAATCACCGCTGTAAACACGGTCAATGTGGGAGCTGGCTTGCCAGCTCCCACCTTTGATTGAGTCAACCTATAAAAATGTAGCCTGAGGAGATCCCCATGAACGCTGCGCTCGACGTTCTGCAATCCACCCATCAGCACATCAACCGCGACCGCTTGTGGCAGTCCCTGATGGACCTGGCCAGACTCGGCGCCACGCCCAAGGGCGGCGTGTGTCGACTGGCTCTGACCGACCTCGACCGCAAGGCCCGCGACCTGTTCGTGACGTGGTGCGAAGAGGCCGGTTGCACGGTGACCGTCGACGGTATCGGCAATATTTTCGCCCGCCGCCCTGGCCGTAATCCCAACCTGCCGCCGGTGATGACCGGCAGCCATATCGACACTCAGCCCACGGGCGGCAAGTTCGATGGCTGCTTTGGTGTACTGGCCGGTGTGGAGGTGCTGCGCACGCTCAATGACCTCAAGGTGGAAACCGAAGCGCCCCTGGAGGTGGTGGTGTGGACCAACGAAGAAGGCTCGCGCTTTCCGCCGTGCATGATGGGCTCGGGGGTGTTTGCCGAGAAATTCACCCTGGCGGACACCTTGGCTAAGGTGGACGTGGACGGCGTCAGCGTGGGCGATGCGCTGAACGCTATTGGCTATGCCGGCACGCGACCCGTCAGTGGCCATAAAGTCGGCGCCTATTTCGAAGCGCACATCGAGCAGGGCCCGATTCTTGAGGATGAAAAGAAAACCATCGGCGTGGTGTTGGGCGCGCTCGGCCAGAAGTGGTTCGACCTGAAACTGCGCGGCGTTGAAGCCCACGCGGGGCCGACGCCGATGCACCTGCGCAAGGACGCCCTGGTCGGCGCGGCGGCCGTAGTGGCGGCGGTGAACGCGGCGGCGCTCGGGCATCAGCCCCATGCGTGTGGCACGGTGGGTTGCCTGCACGCTTATCCGGGCTCACGCAACGTCATTCCGGGTGAGGTACGCATGACCCTGGATTTCCGTCATCTGGAACCCGCCCGGCTCGATTCGATGATTGCCCAGGTGCGCCAGGTGATTGATGACACCTGCGCCAAGCATGGCCTGAGTTTCGAGATGGAGCCCACGGCGGATTTCCCGCCGCTGTACTTCGACAAAGGCTGCGTGGATGCTGTGCGCGATGCGGCGAATGGGCTGGGCTTATCGAATATGGACATCGTCAGCGGGGCAGGGCATGACGCGATTTTTGTTGCCGAGTTGGGCCCGGCGGGGATGATCTTCGTGCCTTGTGAAGGTGGCATCAGCCACAACGAAATCGAGAATGCCGCGCCGGATGATCTGGCGGCCGGGTGTGCGGTGTTGCTGCGGGCGATGGTGGCGGCTTCGGCGGCGATTGCCAGCGGCAAACTCGCCGCCTGAAATGATCGTTCCCACGCTCCGCGTGGGAATGCCGCCCCGGACGCTCCGCGTCCGCTTTTGAAGGCGTGACGCAGAGCGTCACCGGATGCGTTCCCACGCGGAGCGTGGGAACGATCATTCAGGCGCCCGGTTGCCAGCCGCCGCCGAGGGCGGTCACCAACCCCACGCTGGCTTGCAACTGCCGCGTCTGCACTGCCTGCAATGTTCTTTGCGCCTGCAACGCCGCCGTCTGCGCGGTCACCACATCCAGATAACTCACGGCCCCGGCCTGATAGCTGTTCATCGCCAGTGCCTGGGTATGTTCCGCCGCATCCGCTGCCGCCTGCTCGTCCTGCGCTTCCTGCTGCAAATCACGCAGTTGCGCCAGGTTGTCTTCCACCTCGCGCACGGCCTTGAGCACATGGCTGCGGTACTGCGCCGAGGCTTCTTCAAACTCTGCTTTGGCCTGGCGTTCATTGGCACTCAAGCGGCCGCCATCAAAGATCGGCAGATTGACCAAAGGCCCCAGCGCCCAATACCGATTACCCGCCGACAGCAGGTTGCCCACGCCCTGGGTCTGCCCGCCAATCAAGCCGGTCAGACTGAAATCCGGGTACCACGCCGCCTTGGCCACGCCGATATTTGCGTTGGCCGCAAACACCCGGCGTTCCGCCGCTGCAATGTCGGGGCGACGTTGCAGCAGATGGCTCGGCAACTGCGATGGAATCCCCGGCAGCGCGATCAACTGTTGGCTCGCCGGCAGCGAGAAATCACTCGCCGCGACGCCAACCAATTCGCCAATTGCGTGCTCGGTGAGGTTGCGTTGCCCGCGCACTTCATCCAGTTGCGCTTTAGCCTCGGCCAGTTGGTTTTGCGCGCGGGTCAGGTCCAGTTCCGAGGCGATCTGGCCCTCATAACGGCTGCGGGTCAGTTGCAGCGCCTGGCTGAAATCATCCAGCGAACTGTTGAGAATCCGGCTCTGTGCATCCAGTCCGTTGAGTTGCACATACAGGGTCGCCAACTGGTGTTGCAGGCTCAAGCGCGCCACCGCCAAATCATCGCCCGACGCCTGCGCCTGGGCATCGCCGGCCGCCACCTGGTTGCGGATTTTGCCCCACAGGTCCAGGTCGTAACTCAGCGAAAACGCTGCGGTGTTGCTGTTGTAGACCGACGGTTGTGTATCGCCACGCAGGGGCCGCGAGTCGGATTGGCGTTGGCGCAAAGGCTGCGCGCTGGCGGTGATCTGCGGGAACAAACCGGCGTGCAGTTGGCTGGCATAGGCCTGGGACGCGTCGAAGTGCGCCAGCGCCGCTGCCAGATTCGGGTTGGCCTTGAGCAACTGCTGCTGCTGCAGGTCATTCAAGCGCGCGTCGTTGTAGAGCTTCCACCAGTCAGGCGCGAGCTGGTCGGACGGTTGCGCGCTGTGCCAGGGGCCGTCACTGGTTTGTTCGCGATAGCCCGCCGGCAGGTCAACCGAGGGCACCGTGTAAGTCGGCGCCATCGAACAACCTTGCAGCACCAGCAGCATCAACGCCGCGAGGGGCTTAAGCCTTGGGCGCATGGGCACCTCCGGCTTCGGCCAATTGCACGGCGTCGCCTTCGCGCAGGGCGTCCGGCGGGTTGTCCACCACGCGGTCCGCCGGCTTCAGGCCCTGGTCGATCACCAGGCGCGCACCGAGGTCGAGGCCGATGTGGATGTCTTGCAGGTGCACATGGTTGTGCGCATCCAGCACCGCCACTTGGGTGCCTTGGGCGCGGAAAATCAGTGCGCTGGCCGGAATGCTCACGCCGTGGGTATCCGCCGGAATCGGCAAAGTGGCTTCGGCGTAATCACCGGGCAGTAATTCGCCGTTGGGGTTGTCGGCCACGAACTGCGCGAGCAGCGTGCCGGAGCGCCGGTCGATCGCGGTGGAGTCGCCGATCAGGTGGGCCTTGAAGTGTTCGCCGGGATGCTCGGGCACGGTCAGCTCGGCCTCAAGGCCTGGATGAATCACCGCCGCGTAGTTCTGCGGCACCGGCACATACAGGCGCAACTGATGGGTGTCGGCGATGTTGAACAGTTCCGGGTCGCTGTCGGTGTCGGCCTTGATCAACTGGCCGATGTCGGTGTTGCGCGCGGTGATGGTGCCGGCGAACGGCGCGCGGATGGTCTTGTAGCTTTCCAGTGCCGACAGCCGTGCGTAGTCGGCAGCCGCCGCTTCGGCGTTGGCCTTGGCGGCGGCGGCATTGGAGGTTTTTTCATCCGCTTCCTGGCGTGACACTGAATGGCTGGCCAGCAGGTTTTGCCAGCGAATGGCGGTGGTTTCGGCCAGGCGCGCGTTGGCCTGTTCCTGAACCAGGCGGGCGTGGGTTTGCGCCAGTTGCTGGTCGAGGTCCGGGCTGTCGATTTGCGCGAGGATTTGCCCGGCCTTGACCTGGCTGCCGATGTCGACTTTCCAGTCTTTCAGGTAACCACTCACCCGCGCATGAATCGGCGCCTTGCTCCAGGCTTCCAGGTGCGCGGGCAGGCGCAGGGTGTCACCGGCGGCGTTCTGTTTGGGCTGGAACACCATCACTTGCGGGATGGCGGCGGTTTCCGTCCAGGCGGTGACCGACTGTTCGTGCAATGTGCGGGCATGCAGGCCGTTGGCGACCAGCAGGGCGGCCAGTGTCAGGCCACCGACACCCATGAGCATCAGACGCTTGCGCGAGGGTTTGTGATCAGACGACATGGGGCGTTTCTCCAGCAGTTGCGCGAGTGGGGTGACGACCGTGGACCAGGCTGAAGACCACGGGTACAAACAACAGGGTGGCGATGGTGGCGAAGATCAAACCACCGATCACGGCGCGGCCGAGCGGGGAGTTCTGCTCCTCGGACAGTGCCAGCGGCAGCATGCCGATGATCATTGCCAGGGCGGTCATGCACACCGGGCGAAAGCGCGTGTAGCCGGCTTCCATGGCCGCCTTCAACGCGTCGCCGTGTTCGGCCAGGCGTTCGCGGCAGAAGCTCACTACCAGGATCGAGTTGGCGGTGGCCACGCCCATACAGAGGATGGCGCCGGTCAGCGCGGGCACCGACAGCGAGGTGCCGCTGAGGAACAGCATCCACACAATGCCCGCGAGGGCTGCCGGCAGGGCGGTGATGATCACGAACGGGTCGGCCCACGACTGGAAGTTGACCACGATCAGCAGGTAAATCAGCACCACGGCGCCGAGCAAGCCGAAGCTCAAGCCGCTGAAGGCTTCGTGCAGCGCATCGATCTGCCCGTGCAGGCTGATCACCGCGCCTTTGGGGCGCATGGATGCGGTGTCATCCAGCACTTTTTGCACGTCGCGCGCTACGCCGCCGAGGTCACGGCCCTGCACGTTGGCGTACAGGTCCAGGGTCGGTTCGATGTTGTAGTGGGTCACCACTGCCGGGCTTTGCACGCGAGAAATGCTTGCCACGCCGCCGAGGATTTGCGACTGGCCGTCGGTGCCGGTTACCGGCAAGGCTTCCAGTGACGGCAGGCTGTCGAGGCGGTATTGCGGGGTGGCCGCCACGATTGAATACGACACACCGTTGGCCGGGTTGAGCCAGAAGGTCGGTGCCACCTGGGAGCTGCCGGCGAGGGAGGCGACCATGCTGTTGGTCACATCGCGCTCGGTAATGCCCAGGCCGTTGGCGCGCATGCGATCCACGTTGACCTGCAGCGACGGGTAGCCGGTGGACTGCTGGATACGCAGGTCGGCGATGCCCGGAATATGCGAGAGGCGACGTTCCAGTTCCACCGCGTAGGCGCGGTTTTCTTCATCGCTGCGCCCGGAGATTTTCACGTCCAGCGGGGCCGGGGCGCCGAAGTTGAGGATCTGGCTGCTGATGTCGGCGGGCAGGAACGCGAAGTGACTGCCGGGGAAACTTTCCGGCAGGGCTTCACGCAGTTTCTTCACGTAGTCGGCGGTGGGGGCATGGTCTTTTTTCAGGGTGACCTGAATGTCGCCATCCTGCGGGCCGATGGTGCCGCTGCTGCTGTAAGCCATGTCGATGCCGCTGAGCGGAATGCCGATGTTGTCGACAATGGTGTCGAGTTCTTCAGCCGGGATGACTTCGCGAATCCGCGCTTCAATGCGGTCAAACGCCGCCGCGCTTTCTTCAATACGCGTGCCCAGCGGCAAGCGCACGTGAAGGGCGAGGGCGCCGGCATCGGTGGCCGGGAAGAAGTCCTGGCCCAGGCTCGGCAGCAGCAGGAACGAGGCGAGCACGCAGGCCAGGAAACCGACGATAAAGCGTTTGCGCGCCCCCAGTGCAAGGATCAAAAGGCCGTGGTAAGTGTCGCGGATATTCGAGAAATGACGCTCGAAACCCTGTTGGAAATTCAGCACCGATTGCAGCACGCGGTTGCGCGGTTTCGGGTGTTGTTCACCTTCGTGATGGTTGATGAATGCATCTTCCGGGTGGTGCCCCGCGCCTTGCTCCGGCGTGTGCGGTTTGAGCAGGAACATCGCCAGGGTCGGCACCAACGTGCGCGAAAGAATGAACGAGCTGGCCATGGCGAAGATCACCGCCAGGGCCATTGGCCGGAACAGATAACCGGCGATGCCTTGCAGCAGGAACATCGGCACGAACACGATGCAGATACACAGCAGCGACACGAACGCCGGGCCGACGATTTGTGCGGCGCCGTCGAGGATCGCGGTCTTTACCGCCTTGCCCTGTTCCAGGTGCCAGTTGATGTTCTCGATGGTCACCGTGGCGTCGTCCACCAGAATCCCTACCGCCAACGCCAAACCACCGAGGGTCATCACGTTGAGGGTTTGCCCGGTGGCGGCCAGCAGGGCGATGGCTGACAGCACCGCCAGGGGAATCGAGGCGGCGATGATCAGGGTCGAGCGCCAGCTGCCGAGGAACAGCAGGATCATCGCACTGGTCAGCAGCGCGGCGATGATGCCTTCCTGGGCCACGCTGCCCACTGACTGTTTCACGAACACCGAGGCGTCACCGAGCAGTGAAGTCTTCAGCGACGGCGGCAAGGTTTCGTTGATGCGCGGCAGCATCTGGCGGATGCCGTCGATGATCGACAGGGTGGAGATACTGCCGTTTTTCAGGGCAGGCATGAGCACGGCGCGATGGCCGTCGACGCGCACGATATTGGTCTGCGGCGGCGAACCGTCACGTACGTGGGCCACTTGGCCAATGGTGATCAACGCGCCGTCGACGGTTTTGATCGGCAGGTCGTTGAGCTCATCGATGGCCTTGGGGCTGTTGTTGAGCAGGATCGTGTATTCGTTGGGGCCGAGTTTGGCGGTACCCACCGGAATGATCTGGTTTTGCAGGGCCAGGGCGTTGCCGACGTCTTGCGCCGACAGGCCCTTGGCGGCCAGCGCCTGCGGGTCAAGATCAAGGGTGATCTGGCGTTGCTTGCCGCCCATGGGCGTTGGCATGGCCAAGCCGGGCAGGGCGCTCAAGGGCAGACGGATGTTGTTCTGCACCAGGTCGCGGATTTTGGCTTCCGAGAGGCTGGGGCTTGAAAATGCCAGTTGCAGGATCGGTACTGTAGAGGCGCTGTAGTTGAGGATCAGCGGCGGCGTGATGCCCGGTGGCATCTGCTTGAGCACGGTTTGTGAAACCGCTGTTACCTGGGCGTTGGCGGTGCGGATATCCACGCCGGGCTGGAAGAAGATTTTGACGATGCCCATACCGGGCAGCGATTGCGATTCGATATGTTCGATGTCGTTGACGGTGGTACTCAGGGAGCGTTCGTAGGTGTAGATCACCCGACCGGCCATGGCGTCCGGTGACAGGCCGTTGTATTGCCAGACCACGGCGACCACGGGGATGCCAATATCGGGAAAAACATCCGTAGGGGTTCGCAGGGCCGCCATCGGCCCGATGATGCAGATGAATATGGCCAACACGATAAACGTGTACGGCTTTTGCAGTGCGGTCTTTACCAGCCCGAGCATGCGTGAACCTCCGAGGGAGCAGAATTGCAAACCCCGGCAGTCTTGCCCGACCCACCTAACACGCACCTTTCAGTCAGGTGAAGGAACATTTAGTTAACGGCTGAAGATCGTTTCATATGTATTCATTTGTTCTACATAAGGCCGCTCTCCAAGCTTGTAACCCATCGGACACGACACATTTGTGTAGCGTCCACTCAGTTTACTGATGCCCTTTGGAGCCCTGCCATGTCGTTCAAGCACCTGTCACTTAAACCACTTTTGTTGATTCCTGCCCTCGGCGCCGTGCTGCTGTTGTCAGCCTGCGCCGGGCCCCTGCCGAAGGCTGACCCCAGCGAAGCCTGGATCGGCTTGAAGGAAGAAGCGCCGAATGACCTGATGGCCGAACGGGTGGATGGCAAGCGCGTGGATGACGGCCGCTTCTTTGAAGTGCCCCCCGGCGACCATCGTCTGGACGTGACGCTGTTTGAAGAGGAGCCAGGCGACGACAACCAGCAAGACTGCCAGGGCCGGGTCGAGTACAAGAACTTCAAGGCGGGTGAGCACTACACGCTGGTGGAATCGAGCCTGGGCACTACCGTGCGCGCCTCCCTCAAGGATGAGCACGGCAAGGAAGTCGCGGCGACGCAGGACTTCAGTTGCATGCCTGGCTAAGCGTGATGCACCGCCACCTTGCGGGGTTTGGCGGGTGCAGCGGGTTTGACGTGGGGGTGATGATGCCGGCGAGTAATGCGCATCACGCCCCACAACATGGCGGCAGCGACCGCCAGCCAACCGCAGATCAACAGGAAAATCGTCGTTGCAAGGCTCATTCGGGCCTCCTTTCGCCCCGCACGGGGCACACACAGTCTTCTCAATGGACAGTCTAGCTACCTGACGGTTGCCTGCTATTGACCAATGGTCGAGTCCGTCCAACTTGTTTGCTCTATCCCGAGCGTTTTACTAACGTTCAAGGCTATACCCGCACTGCCGCGCGCCCTATGATCAGGGCCCCTACCGGCAGTTGATCAAGAGAGCAGAAAATTGCGTTTACGCTCGAACGTTAAAACCTCCTTGTTATTGGCCTGCGCCCTGGGGCTTGCAGCCTGTTCCGGCCAACCGTCCAGGCTTGCAGGCTTGCCGGAGCGCGTCGAACTCAATGGCGTGCCGACCTTTCGCAGCGAGGCTTATCTCAGCGGCCCGAGTGCTTTGGCCAGCATGCTGTCGCAACAAGGCATTGTCATGACACCGGGCTTACTGGATAAGCCGCTGCACTTGCCGGGCGGCGAAGCGGACCTGGAGCGCAACATGCAGGTGCTGGCGCGCGAATACGGGCTGATGGTGTACCCGCTGGATACCCAGCTGACGGCCGTATTGGCGCAGGTGTCGGCGGGCCACCCGGTGATGGCGCGGATCAACCCGAGCATGTGGTCCGGCACGCGGTATGTGGTGGTGGTGGGGTTTAACCAGCAGAAAAGCACGGTGTTGCTGCGGTCAGGCCTTGAGCGTCGTTTGTTGATGAGCTTCAGCGACTTCGAGTCCGCCTGGAAGAGCGCCGGCCACTGGGCAATCCTCACTCAGCGTCCGAGCCAGTTGCCGGCAAACGTTGATGCACAGCGTTGGCGTGATGCGGCGAATGCAACCGCGCAGGCCGGGCAGGAGCAGGCGGCGGCGCAGGCACTTAAAGTGTTGGCGGAGAAAAAGTAACAAGGCACTGAATATAAATGTGGGGGCAGGCTTGTGTGGGAGCTGGCTTGCCTGCGATAGCCTCAACGAGTTCCAACTGGAAAAACGGGTTGCCTGCATCGCGGGCAAGCCCGGCTCCCAAATAAGCTTGCTCTCACATTGGATCCGCGTGTGTTTAACGGCGTACTTCAGCGGCGTTCGGGCGGTTCTTCAGGTTTTTGTCGGCCTTGTAGCGCAAGGCCACATCCGGCACCGAACCGCTTTTGCCGGTCTCGACCCAGTTGCGAATCCGGGTGGCATCGGCGAAGTGGGTGAATTTGCCGAAAGCATCCAGGATCACCAGCGATACCGGGCGATTGCCCATGCTCGTCACCAGCACCAAGCAATGGCCGGCCTGGTTGGTGAAGCCGGTCTTGGTCAGTTTGATATCCCAGCTGGCGCGGTTGATCAGGTGGTCGGTGTTGGAAAACCCCAGGGTGTAGTTGGGCTTGCGGAACGCCACCGTCTTTTCCTTGGTGGTGCTCAGTTGGCTCAGCATCGGGTATTTGCGCGCGGCGGCCAGCAATTTGCTCAGGTCACGAGCGGTAGACACGTTGTGAATCGACAGGCCGGTGGGCTCAACATAATGCGTGCTGGTCATGCCCAGCGCCTTGGCCTTGGCATTCATCGCCGCGATAAACGCCGGGTAGCCGCCCGGGTAGTGGTGGGCCAGGCTGGCGGCGGCGCGGTTTTCCGAAGACATCAGGG from Pseudomonas tolaasii NCPPB 2192 includes the following:
- a CDS encoding peptidase C39 family protein, with translation MRLRSNVKTSLLLACALGLAACSGQPSRLAGLPERVELNGVPTFRSEAYLSGPSALASMLSQQGIVMTPGLLDKPLHLPGGEADLERNMQVLAREYGLMVYPLDTQLTAVLAQVSAGHPVMARINPSMWSGTRYVVVVGFNQQKSTVLLRSGLERRLLMSFSDFESAWKSAGHWAILTQRPSQLPANVDAQRWRDAANATAQAGQEQAAAQALKVLAEKK
- a CDS encoding NCS1 family nucleobase:cation symporter-1; translation: MQQNRSQVIERNGLYELDAGPDVLDSPRYNHDMAPTKVHERTWNKWHITALWVGMSICVPTYTLGGVLTAYFGLSVGEALMAILLANIVVLIPLTLNAFPGTKYGIPFPVLLRSSFGILGSNVPCLIRALVACGWFGIQTMFGGLAIHLFLGSIFEGWKSLGGTGEVIGFMIFWCLNLWVVLRGAESIKRLETLSAPLLVAVGIGLLVWAMPNVSISELMAIPPKRPEGASLTGYFMAGLTAMVGFWATLSLNIPDFSRYAKSQKDQILGQIFGLPLTMFLFAALGVIMTAASVKLVGVSVSDPVTLIGHIQSPVWVAIAMALIIIATLSTNTAANIVSPTNDFQNIAPKLINRTTAVILTGLVGLALMGHELLKKLGLIVSDVSLETVYSNWLLGYSSLLGPIAGIMVVDYFITRKQQLNLAGLYRDDVYPAWNWSGFIAFGVPVVLTLLSLGSDAFSWFYSYGWFTGSALGGLMYYGLNAKRGLSPVTAKSPL
- a CDS encoding efflux RND transporter periplasmic adaptor subunit, which translates into the protein MSSDHKPSRKRLMLMGVGGLTLAALLVANGLHARTLHEQSVTAWTETAAIPQVMVFQPKQNAAGDTLRLPAHLEAWSKAPIHARVSGYLKDWKVDIGSQVKAGQILAQIDSPDLDQQLAQTHARLVQEQANARLAETTAIRWQNLLASHSVSRQEADEKTSNAAAAKANAEAAAADYARLSALESYKTIRAPFAGTITARNTDIGQLIKADTDSDPELFNIADTHQLRLYVPVPQNYAAVIHPGLEAELTVPEHPGEHFKAHLIGDSTAIDRRSGTLLAQFVADNPNGELLPGDYAEATLPIPADTHGVSIPASALIFRAQGTQVAVLDAHNHVHLQDIHIGLDLGARLVIDQGLKPADRVVDNPPDALREGDAVQLAEAGGAHAPKA
- a CDS encoding efflux transporter outer membrane subunit produces the protein MRPRLKPLAALMLLVLQGCSMAPTYTVPSVDLPAGYREQTSDGPWHSAQPSDQLAPDWWKLYNDARLNDLQQQQLLKANPNLAAALAHFDASQAYASQLHAGLFPQITASAQPLRQRQSDSRPLRGDTQPSVYNSNTAAFSLSYDLDLWGKIRNQVAAGDAQAQASGDDLAVARLSLQHQLATLYVQLNGLDAQSRILNSSLDDFSQALQLTRSRYEGQIASELDLTRAQNQLAEAKAQLDEVRGQRNLTEHAIGELVGVAASDFSLPASQQLIALPGIPSQLPSHLLQRRPDIAAAERRVFAANANIGVAKAAWYPDFSLTGLIGGQTQGVGNLLSAGNRYWALGPLVNLPIFDGGRLSANERQAKAEFEEASAQYRSHVLKAVREVEDNLAQLRDLQQEAQDEQAAADAAEHTQALAMNSYQAGAVSYLDVVTAQTAALQAQRTLQAVQTRQLQASVGLVTALGGGWQPGA
- a CDS encoding efflux RND transporter permease subunit, producing MLGLVKTALQKPYTFIVLAIFICIIGPMAALRTPTDVFPDIGIPVVAVVWQYNGLSPDAMAGRVIYTYERSLSTTVNDIEHIESQSLPGMGIVKIFFQPGVDIRTANAQVTAVSQTVLKQMPPGITPPLILNYSASTVPILQLAFSSPSLSEAKIRDLVQNNIRLPLSALPGLAMPTPMGGKQRQITLDLDPQALAAKGLSAQDVGNALALQNQIIPVGTAKLGPNEYTILLNNSPKAIDELNDLPIKTVDGALITIGQVAHVRDGSPPQTNIVRVDGHRAVLMPALKNGSISTLSIIDGIRQMLPRINETLPPSLKTSLLGDASVFVKQSVGSVAQEGIIAALLTSAMILLFLGSWRSTLIIAASIPLAVLSAIALLAATGQTLNVMTLGGLALAVGILVDDATVTIENINWHLEQGKAVKTAILDGAAQIVGPAFVSLLCICIVFVPMFLLQGIAGYLFRPMALAVIFAMASSFILSRTLVPTLAMFLLKPHTPEQGAGHHPEDAFINHHEGEQHPKPRNRVLQSVLNFQQGFERHFSNIRDTYHGLLILALGARKRFIVGFLACVLASFLLLPSLGQDFFPATDAGALALHVRLPLGTRIEESAAAFDRIEARIREVIPAEELDTIVDNIGIPLSGIDMAYSSSGTIGPQDGDIQVTLKKDHAPTADYVKKLREALPESFPGSHFAFLPADISSQILNFGAPAPLDVKISGRSDEENRAYAVELERRLSHIPGIADLRIQQSTGYPSLQVNVDRMRANGLGITERDVTNSMVASLAGSSQVAPTFWLNPANGVSYSIVAATPQYRLDSLPSLEALPVTGTDGQSQILGGVASISRVQSPAVVTHYNIEPTLDLYANVQGRDLGGVARDVQKVLDDTASMRPKGAVISLHGQIDALHEAFSGLSFGLLGAVVLIYLLIVVNFQSWADPFVIITALPAALAGIVWMLFLSGTSLSVPALTGAILCMGVATANSILVVSFCRERLAEHGDALKAAMEAGYTRFRPVCMTALAMIIGMLPLALSEEQNSPLGRAVIGGLIFATIATLLFVPVVFSLVHGRHPTRATAGETPHVV
- a CDS encoding Zn-dependent hydrolase encodes the protein MNAALDVLQSTHQHINRDRLWQSLMDLARLGATPKGGVCRLALTDLDRKARDLFVTWCEEAGCTVTVDGIGNIFARRPGRNPNLPPVMTGSHIDTQPTGGKFDGCFGVLAGVEVLRTLNDLKVETEAPLEVVVWTNEEGSRFPPCMMGSGVFAEKFTLADTLAKVDVDGVSVGDALNAIGYAGTRPVSGHKVGAYFEAHIEQGPILEDEKKTIGVVLGALGQKWFDLKLRGVEAHAGPTPMHLRKDALVGAAAVVAAVNAAALGHQPHACGTVGCLHAYPGSRNVIPGEVRMTLDFRHLEPARLDSMIAQVRQVIDDTCAKHGLSFEMEPTADFPPLYFDKGCVDAVRDAANGLGLSNMDIVSGAGHDAIFVAELGPAGMIFVPCEGGISHNEIENAAPDDLAAGCAVLLRAMVAASAAIASGKLAA
- the pbpG gene encoding D-alanyl-D-alanine endopeptidase gives rise to the protein MKIRLSIVSLFFAFTGTFAHAAESTLAPRDTSKLQIASGSAMLVDLQTNKVIYSSNPDVVVPIASVSKLMTGLVVLEAKQNMDEYIDINIKDTPEMKGVFSRVKIGSEMPRKEMLLIALMSSENRAAASLAHHYPGGYPAFIAAMNAKAKALGMTSTHYVEPTGLSIHNVSTARDLSKLLAAARKYPMLSQLSTTKEKTVAFRKPNYTLGFSNTDHLINRASWDIKLTKTGFTNQAGHCLVLVTSMGNRPVSLVILDAFGKFTHFADATRIRNWVETGKSGSVPDVALRYKADKNLKNRPNAAEVRR